From the genome of Pukyongia salina, one region includes:
- the dgt gene encoding dGTP triphosphohydrolase, translating to MQWESLLSLRKQGDTKKRIRKEEDQTRSGFEVDFDRIIFSSAFRSLQDKTQVIPLSKTSFVHTRLTHSLEVSVVGRSLGRQVGSAIIEKHPYLQKVHGYEINDFGAIVAAASLAHDIGNPPFGHSGEKAIGNYFKNGNGKRFRDQLSEKEYQDLIDFEGNANGFKILTETKNGVQGGLRLTYATLGAFMKYPKESLPKKPTAHIADKKFGVFQTDTSFFKEVAKNLGLLNRATGDNLSFARHPLAFLVEAADDICYTIIDFEDGINLGWIAEETALEYLINLVKDRINTANYSALTQTKDRLAYLRSLAIGTLISEAVEVFIENEESILSGTFQDSLMDRSKYKAQIDDIIDESITKIYRSQEVTDKEIAGYNILTTLLDSFTTACENHYRGKPTHFDSLLLKSLDSPLPVEASVYEYTMFCCCFISMLTDGNALQLFKKIKGDL from the coding sequence ATGCAGTGGGAATCGTTGCTTTCACTTAGGAAGCAAGGAGATACAAAAAAACGGATTCGCAAGGAGGAAGACCAGACCAGGAGTGGCTTTGAAGTAGATTTCGACCGGATAATATTCTCTTCTGCATTTAGAAGTTTACAGGATAAAACACAGGTGATACCCCTGTCTAAGACCTCCTTTGTACATACACGGTTAACGCATAGCCTGGAAGTGTCGGTTGTTGGGAGATCCCTGGGTAGACAGGTAGGTAGCGCGATCATAGAGAAGCATCCTTATTTACAAAAAGTTCATGGATACGAGATCAATGACTTTGGTGCTATCGTAGCAGCTGCGTCCCTGGCTCATGATATTGGCAATCCGCCTTTTGGCCATAGTGGCGAGAAGGCTATAGGCAATTATTTTAAAAACGGAAACGGCAAGCGATTCCGGGATCAGCTTTCAGAAAAAGAATACCAGGATCTAATCGATTTTGAAGGCAATGCGAACGGATTTAAAATACTCACCGAAACCAAAAACGGGGTTCAGGGTGGATTACGCCTTACTTATGCCACATTAGGGGCTTTTATGAAATATCCCAAGGAATCCCTTCCGAAGAAACCCACTGCCCATATAGCCGATAAGAAGTTTGGGGTGTTTCAAACAGATACTTCATTTTTCAAGGAGGTAGCCAAAAATCTTGGGCTACTCAACAGGGCTACAGGCGATAATTTGTCATTTGCCAGGCATCCATTGGCATTCCTGGTGGAAGCCGCGGATGATATCTGTTATACTATCATCGATTTTGAGGATGGGATCAACCTGGGCTGGATCGCCGAAGAGACGGCTCTCGAATATCTTATCAACCTGGTTAAGGACAGGATCAATACTGCAAATTATTCGGCGCTAACACAAACCAAAGATCGGCTGGCCTATTTAAGGTCGCTGGCTATTGGGACTCTTATTTCCGAAGCAGTCGAAGTATTCATCGAAAATGAAGAATCCATACTATCGGGGACGTTTCAGGATTCCTTAATGGATCGAAGTAAATATAAAGCGCAGATCGATGACATTATTGACGAAAGTATTACGAAGATCTATCGGAGTCAGGAAGTGACAGACAAGGAAATTGCAGGTTATAATATCTTAACTACTTTGCTGGACAGTTTCACTACGGCTTGCGAAAATCATTACAGGGGGAAGCCCACTCATTTCGATTCATTATTGTTAAAAAGTCTTGACAGCCCGTTACCTGTAGAGGCTTCGGTCTATGAATATACGATGTTCTGTTGTTGTTTTATTTCCATGCTTACCGATGGAAACGCCTTACAGCTATTCAAGAAGATAAAGGGAGATCTTTAA
- a CDS encoding SusC/RagA family TonB-linked outer membrane protein translates to MKQNNFYHRILLFFLFVFPCLVFGQNTITGSVNSESGDSLPFVNVIEKGTSNGTTTDIDGNFSIDVSSVPVTLVFSSLGMETVEQTVSGSPVNVTMAESAQALSEVVVTGLATSTKRSNAANAVSSISAGELTGITTQSGLDGALYGKFNGAEIRANSGAPGGGISMRLRGVTSIFGDQQPLFIVDGVYVDNSSIGFGNNIVSEAAGGGNPSTNQDDASNRIADIDPEDIENVEILKGASAAAIYGSRAAGGVVIITTKRGRKGDAKVSFSQTLGLRSPTQLLGLRDWDQSEIEAFGGPANFNLNNLRDYEAELFDHTRVSYTTRFTTSGGANKTDYFFGATHKNEPGLVDNTGYVKSSIRLNIGQRFNDWLDLYVTSNYINSKADRGFFNNGNANRTIGYALAFTYPWENLSPTDGVYPQGGAGSNVLETVAITKNREEINRFIGSATSNLKIIDGADNRLKLVLQGGFDQYTLRTTSIFPKELSYFRDPTSLGGVAISGTTVNTNFNLSAFLVHNLDLDNGLSFTTQFGNFLQNFDRNTVITVATGLNGSQTNLGQSSNVGTQQIIVPQKDTGFFGQTEINWDDKIIATGGVRGDKSTNNGDSSKTYYYPKGNLAINIHNFDVFGESSVISSLKPRVAYGESGRFSVFNDRFTLMNAQFIDGTSGLSVGNLRGNEDVGPERQTELEYGLDLGLLDGRILLEASVYNKTVDDLLLRADVPSSSGFTEAVKNAGELENRGIELNLNAAIIDREDLQWTANLKWWKNESEVTRLDVPSFTEGGFAASLGTFLIQEGMSATQIVGTYNPADFTAAEIAERDPEGDGFFVYGNAEPDFQMSWFNQLSYKGFDFTFLWHWKEGGDAINLTTLLYDLAGTTWDYDDFGIDPSGQLANGPYRASQAFVNPDPVIEDAGYIRLREVGLYYTFPDKWFDFVDKVKFGVSGRNLINIFDYNSYDPENSNFGNNVLANNVEVTPYPASKFVNFHLNVNF, encoded by the coding sequence ATGAAACAAAACAACTTTTACCACAGGATACTCCTGTTTTTTCTCTTTGTTTTTCCATGTTTAGTGTTTGGGCAAAACACTATAACCGGTTCTGTAAACAGTGAGAGCGGAGATTCCTTACCCTTTGTTAATGTAATTGAGAAAGGGACTAGCAATGGAACTACCACCGATATAGATGGTAATTTCAGTATTGATGTTTCAAGCGTCCCGGTAACACTGGTGTTTTCTTCCCTGGGAATGGAAACTGTTGAACAAACTGTTAGCGGCTCACCTGTCAATGTAACTATGGCCGAATCTGCTCAGGCACTTTCGGAAGTGGTTGTGACCGGTCTGGCAACTTCCACGAAAAGGTCTAACGCTGCAAATGCAGTATCATCCATTAGCGCAGGTGAACTTACTGGTATAACCACTCAATCCGGTCTGGATGGAGCTTTATACGGGAAATTCAACGGTGCAGAGATTAGAGCCAACTCTGGTGCTCCAGGTGGTGGAATCTCTATGAGACTTCGTGGGGTAACTTCTATTTTTGGAGATCAGCAACCACTTTTTATCGTTGATGGTGTCTACGTTGATAACTCGTCTATTGGATTTGGTAATAATATTGTTAGTGAAGCCGCCGGTGGTGGAAACCCATCCACCAATCAGGATGATGCTTCAAACCGTATTGCCGATATAGATCCGGAGGATATTGAGAATGTAGAGATCCTAAAAGGAGCTTCTGCTGCAGCAATCTACGGATCGCGAGCAGCCGGTGGTGTTGTTATCATAACCACTAAACGAGGTAGAAAAGGCGATGCAAAAGTTTCATTTTCTCAAACCCTTGGTTTGCGAAGCCCAACCCAATTACTTGGTCTAAGAGACTGGGATCAAAGTGAAATAGAAGCTTTTGGAGGTCCTGCTAACTTTAACCTTAATAACTTAAGAGACTACGAAGCCGAGTTGTTCGATCATACACGTGTATCTTATACTACACGATTCACAACTTCAGGTGGTGCAAATAAAACCGATTATTTCTTTGGGGCAACTCACAAGAATGAACCAGGACTTGTTGATAATACAGGTTATGTGAAAAGCTCTATTCGATTGAATATCGGTCAGCGATTCAACGATTGGTTAGATCTTTACGTAACCTCAAACTATATAAACTCTAAAGCAGACAGAGGTTTCTTTAACAATGGTAACGCAAACCGTACCATTGGATATGCACTTGCATTTACTTACCCCTGGGAAAACTTATCACCAACAGATGGTGTATATCCACAGGGTGGAGCAGGTTCTAACGTTCTTGAGACCGTGGCTATCACTAAGAACCGTGAAGAGATCAACAGGTTTATTGGTAGTGCAACATCGAACCTTAAGATCATCGATGGTGCAGACAACCGATTGAAATTAGTACTTCAAGGTGGTTTCGACCAGTATACTTTGAGAACTACCAGTATATTCCCTAAGGAACTTTCTTATTTCAGGGATCCTACATCTCTAGGAGGTGTTGCGATTTCGGGAACTACTGTGAATACCAATTTCAACCTTTCTGCCTTCCTTGTTCATAACCTTGACCTGGATAACGGACTTAGTTTCACAACGCAGTTTGGTAACTTCCTTCAGAATTTCGACCGTAATACGGTGATCACTGTTGCAACCGGACTTAACGGTTCACAAACCAACCTGGGGCAATCCTCCAATGTTGGTACGCAGCAGATCATTGTCCCACAAAAGGATACCGGGTTCTTCGGTCAGACGGAGATCAACTGGGATGACAAGATCATCGCTACAGGAGGTGTTCGAGGAGATAAGTCGACCAATAACGGAGACTCAAGTAAGACCTATTATTATCCGAAAGGTAACCTTGCCATTAACATTCACAATTTCGATGTGTTTGGTGAGAGCAGTGTTATTTCTAGCTTAAAGCCTAGAGTTGCTTACGGGGAATCAGGAAGATTTTCTGTATTCAACGACCGTTTCACATTAATGAACGCACAATTCATTGATGGTACTTCGGGATTAAGTGTAGGAAACCTGAGAGGAAATGAAGATGTAGGTCCTGAGCGTCAAACCGAATTAGAGTATGGTCTTGATCTTGGATTGTTAGACGGAAGAATACTTCTTGAAGCCAGTGTTTATAATAAAACTGTTGATGATCTACTCTTGAGAGCAGACGTTCCTTCTTCTTCTGGATTTACCGAAGCAGTAAAGAACGCAGGTGAACTTGAGAACAGAGGTATAGAATTGAACTTAAATGCGGCCATAATAGATCGTGAAGATCTGCAATGGACAGCCAATTTGAAATGGTGGAAGAACGAGTCTGAAGTAACTCGACTAGACGTACCTTCATTTACCGAAGGTGGATTTGCCGCCTCTTTGGGTACTTTCTTAATTCAGGAAGGAATGAGTGCTACACAAATAGTAGGTACTTATAATCCAGCCGATTTTACTGCTGCCGAAATTGCAGAGAGAGATCCGGAAGGTGATGGTTTCTTCGTTTATGGAAACGCCGAACCAGATTTCCAAATGTCGTGGTTCAACCAGTTGAGCTATAAAGGATTTGATTTCACATTCCTATGGCACTGGAAAGAAGGTGGAGATGCAATTAACCTTACCACCTTACTATATGACCTTGCAGGTACTACCTGGGATTATGACGATTTCGGGATCGACCCATCCGGTCAGTTGGCGAATGGACCATATCGTGCAAGTCAGGCATTCGTAAATCCTGATCCTGTTATTGAGGACGCCGGATATATTCGATTACGAGAAGTAGGATTGTATTATACATTCCCTGATAAGTGGTTCGATTTTGTGGATAAGGTAAAATTTGGAGTATCCGGAAGAAACCTGATCAACATCTTTG
- a CDS encoding cold-shock protein → MEGTVKFFNESKGYGFITNDETGKDIFVHVTGLNGEALNEGDKVEYVEEEGRKGMVAAQVRVIHD, encoded by the coding sequence ATGGAAGGTACAGTAAAGTTTTTTAACGAATCAAAAGGCTACGGCTTTATTACCAACGATGAAACCGGTAAGGACATCTTTGTTCACGTTACAGGTCTCAACGGTGAGGCGCTAAATGAAGGCGACAAAGTAGAGTACGTAGAAGAAGAAGGACGAAAAGGAATGGTTGCCGCACAAGTGCGTGTAATTCATGACTAA
- the dxs gene encoding 1-deoxy-D-xylulose-5-phosphate synthase, whose translation MSKSLLNSVQFPADLRKIRQQDLPQLAAELREFIINIVATKEGHLGASLGVVELTIALHYVFNTPDDILVWDVGHQAYGHKILTGRRDNFHTNRQMGGICGFPKRDESEYDAFGTGHSSTAISATLGMAIASQLTAAAGRQHIAVVGDASIASGMAFEALNHAGVTNTNLLVILNDNAIGIDPSVGSLKDYLTRVTLDNAPETDNIFEALNFKYSGPIDGHDIDVLISELKKLQQVDGPKLLHIITKKGKGLRQAEEDQVKYHAPGKFDAETGNLVKKETAHLPPKYQDVFGKTIVELAAQNEKIVGITPAMPTGSSLKYMMDAYPDRAFDVGIAEQHAVTFAAGLATQGMVVYCNIYSTFLQRAYDQLIHDVCLQNLPVIFCLDRAGIVGEDGATHHGIFDLAYLRCIPNLIIAAPSNEIELRNLLYTVQKKLEHPIAIRYPRGRGQIVDWEKSFSEIKIGEGRKLKSGSEIAVLSVGNMAYNVTEAINAISEKKLLGHYDLRFVKPLDHDLLHQVFRQYNKIVTVEDGVVKGGFGGAIAEFASENNYKNLIKIIGIGDYFPEHGSVEQLQEQAGLSPEKIREVIISLL comes from the coding sequence GTGTCCAAAAGCCTTTTAAATAGTGTTCAATTTCCTGCCGATCTGAGGAAAATCAGGCAGCAGGATCTACCACAATTAGCCGCAGAGTTACGTGAATTTATCATCAATATAGTTGCGACCAAGGAAGGCCATCTGGGAGCCAGTTTAGGAGTTGTGGAACTAACCATTGCCCTTCATTACGTATTCAATACTCCAGATGATATTTTGGTTTGGGATGTAGGACATCAGGCATACGGCCATAAGATTTTAACCGGACGTAGAGATAACTTTCACACCAACCGGCAAATGGGTGGGATTTGTGGATTTCCAAAACGAGATGAAAGTGAATACGACGCCTTTGGAACGGGACACAGCTCCACGGCAATTTCCGCTACGCTGGGAATGGCAATTGCATCGCAATTGACAGCTGCTGCCGGCAGGCAGCATATTGCCGTGGTAGGCGACGCTTCCATAGCCAGCGGGATGGCCTTCGAGGCACTAAATCATGCCGGCGTTACCAATACGAACTTACTGGTAATTCTCAATGATAATGCCATTGGTATAGACCCCAGTGTGGGTTCTTTAAAAGATTATCTAACCAGGGTTACCCTGGATAATGCACCCGAAACCGATAATATATTCGAGGCTCTCAATTTTAAATATTCGGGACCCATAGACGGTCATGATATAGACGTGCTTATTTCCGAGCTAAAAAAACTACAACAAGTAGACGGCCCGAAACTGCTGCACATCATCACGAAAAAAGGGAAAGGGCTGAGACAAGCCGAAGAAGACCAGGTAAAATATCACGCTCCTGGTAAATTCGATGCTGAAACCGGGAATTTGGTAAAAAAGGAAACAGCTCATCTCCCCCCAAAATATCAGGATGTATTTGGGAAGACGATTGTAGAACTGGCGGCCCAAAACGAGAAGATCGTTGGTATAACCCCTGCTATGCCCACCGGAAGTTCTCTAAAATATATGATGGATGCATATCCAGATCGAGCATTCGATGTGGGAATCGCAGAACAGCATGCGGTTACCTTCGCTGCCGGCCTCGCCACTCAGGGTATGGTGGTGTATTGTAATATTTATTCCACCTTTCTACAGCGTGCTTACGACCAATTGATCCATGATGTATGCTTACAAAACCTGCCGGTTATCTTTTGCCTGGATAGAGCCGGTATCGTTGGAGAGGACGGGGCAACGCACCACGGTATCTTCGACCTGGCTTATTTACGATGCATTCCCAATTTGATCATCGCCGCGCCATCTAACGAAATTGAGCTTAGAAATTTGCTTTATACAGTTCAAAAGAAGTTGGAGCATCCCATCGCAATTCGGTATCCTCGTGGCAGAGGACAAATAGTGGATTGGGAAAAATCATTTTCGGAAATAAAAATAGGTGAAGGAAGAAAGTTAAAGTCGGGGTCTGAAATTGCGGTACTTTCGGTAGGTAATATGGCGTATAACGTAACTGAGGCCATTAACGCCATTTCAGAAAAGAAACTGTTAGGACATTACGATCTCAGATTTGTGAAACCTCTGGATCACGATCTTCTTCATCAGGTGTTTCGGCAGTATAATAAGATCGTAACTGTTGAAGATGGGGTGGTAAAAGGAGGTTTTGGCGGGGCTATTGCTGAATTCGCTTCAGAAAACAACTATAAAAATCTCATAAAGATCATTGGCATTGGAGACTACTTCCCCGAACATGGTAGTGTAGAACAATTACAGGAGCAGGCAGGATTATCTCCCGAAAAGATCAGAGAAGTGATAATTTCTCTGCTTTAA
- a CDS encoding nucleoside deaminase, with translation MMKPLDDTYFMKKALQEAEAALEKGEIPIGAVVVIKDRIIARAHNLTETLNDVTAHAEMQAITAAANFLGGKYLKDCTLYVTIEPCQMCAGALYWSQISRVVYGARDEQRGCINMKTKLHPKTVLTGGILEKEASEILKRFFIEKRNLN, from the coding sequence ATAATGAAACCACTGGACGACACTTATTTCATGAAAAAAGCTCTGCAGGAGGCCGAGGCTGCATTAGAGAAGGGAGAAATACCCATCGGAGCTGTTGTAGTTATAAAGGACAGGATCATTGCCAGGGCCCATAATCTCACAGAAACGTTGAATGATGTTACGGCACATGCCGAGATGCAGGCGATTACGGCGGCAGCCAATTTTCTGGGAGGAAAATACCTGAAGGATTGCACGCTGTATGTCACTATTGAACCTTGCCAGATGTGTGCAGGTGCTTTGTATTGGAGTCAGATCTCCAGGGTAGTGTACGGCGCAAGGGATGAGCAACGGGGCTGTATCAATATGAAAACAAAGCTTCACCCTAAAACGGTTCTGACAGGAGGAATACTTGAAAAGGAAGCATCGGAAATTCTTAAAAGGTTTTTTATTGAAAAGCGTAACCTGAATTAA
- the aspS gene encoding aspartate--tRNA ligase has translation MYRTHTNGQLRAEHINKEVTLAGWVQKSRNKGFMIWVDLRDRYGITQLIFDEDRSPKAVMEAASTLGREFVIQVTGKVIERESKNPNMPTGDIEILVSDLKVLNPALTPPFSIENDTDGGEDLRMKYRYLDIRRAPVRNNLVFRHKVTMAVRNYLSEKDFVEVETPYLIKSTPEGARDFVVPSRMNEGQFYALPQSPQTFKQLLMVGGLDKYFQIVKCFRDEDLRADRQPEFTQIDCEMAFVEQEDILNTFEGLTRHLLKEINGVEIGDFPRMTYDEAMQRYGNDKPDIRFGMEFGELNEVAQHKDFNVFNSAELVVGIAVPGGNEYSRKDIDKLIDWVKRPQIGALGMVYVRCNEDGSFKSSVDKFYDETDLQKWAEVTGAKAGDLICVLSGEKNKTRAQLSALRMELAKRMGLRKANEFAPLWVVDFPLLEWDEETERFHAMHHPFTSPKPEQLELLKTKPAEVKANAYDLVLNGNEIGGGSIRIHDKELQSRMLNYLGFTPEEAKAQFGFLMEAFEYGAPPHGGIAFGLDRLVAILGGQETIRDFIAFPKNNAGRDVMIDAPAPLDSAQLKELNIKLDL, from the coding sequence ATGTACAGAACGCATACCAATGGACAGCTACGCGCTGAGCATATAAACAAAGAGGTAACCCTTGCAGGCTGGGTACAGAAGTCCCGTAACAAAGGATTTATGATCTGGGTCGATCTACGCGACCGATACGGTATCACACAGTTGATCTTCGACGAAGATCGGAGTCCGAAAGCCGTAATGGAAGCTGCCTCTACCTTAGGACGCGAATTTGTAATTCAGGTTACAGGTAAGGTAATTGAGCGAGAATCCAAGAATCCTAATATGCCAACCGGAGATATTGAGATCCTGGTTTCAGACCTGAAAGTGCTAAATCCGGCACTTACGCCTCCTTTCAGCATAGAGAATGATACGGATGGAGGGGAAGATCTTCGAATGAAATACAGATATCTGGACATAAGACGAGCACCGGTAAGAAACAACCTGGTTTTTCGCCATAAAGTTACCATGGCGGTAAGAAATTATCTTTCTGAAAAGGATTTTGTTGAGGTTGAAACACCCTACCTCATTAAATCTACCCCTGAAGGGGCTCGCGACTTCGTCGTGCCTTCAAGAATGAACGAAGGACAGTTCTACGCCCTGCCACAGTCGCCTCAAACCTTTAAGCAACTACTCATGGTTGGAGGTTTAGATAAGTACTTTCAAATTGTGAAATGTTTCCGAGACGAGGACCTGAGAGCAGACCGACAGCCCGAATTTACCCAGATCGACTGCGAAATGGCCTTCGTTGAGCAGGAAGATATTCTAAATACTTTTGAGGGCCTTACCAGGCATCTACTTAAAGAGATCAATGGAGTTGAAATAGGAGATTTCCCGCGTATGACGTACGACGAGGCCATGCAGAGATATGGAAACGATAAACCTGATATTCGCTTCGGAATGGAATTTGGCGAACTTAATGAAGTTGCTCAACACAAAGATTTTAATGTATTTAATTCGGCCGAACTGGTAGTAGGAATAGCAGTTCCCGGTGGAAATGAGTACTCTCGTAAAGATATCGATAAGTTGATCGATTGGGTGAAACGCCCGCAGATTGGTGCCTTAGGAATGGTATATGTGCGGTGCAACGAGGATGGAAGCTTTAAATCTTCAGTAGACAAATTCTACGATGAAACCGATCTTCAAAAATGGGCCGAAGTTACCGGTGCCAAAGCCGGAGACCTAATTTGCGTGCTTTCAGGAGAAAAAAATAAAACCAGGGCACAGTTGAGTGCTTTACGAATGGAACTGGCAAAACGCATGGGATTGCGAAAGGCTAACGAATTCGCGCCTTTATGGGTGGTAGATTTCCCCTTGTTGGAATGGGATGAAGAGACGGAACGTTTTCACGCTATGCACCATCCCTTTACCTCACCAAAGCCTGAACAACTGGAATTATTAAAAACCAAACCTGCCGAGGTGAAAGCCAATGCTTACGACCTGGTCCTTAACGGAAACGAGATAGGAGGAGGTTCGATTCGAATTCACGACAAGGAATTACAGTCCAGAATGCTTAACTACCTCGGATTTACCCCTGAAGAGGCGAAAGCACAATTTGGATTTTTAATGGAAGCCTTTGAGTATGGTGCTCCGCCGCATGGTGGGATCGCATTTGGTCTTGACAGACTGGTTGCCATACTGGGTGGGCAGGAGACAATTAGGGATTTTATCGCATTCCCAAAGAACAATGCAGGAAGAGATGTAATGATCGACGCTCCGGCACCTCTGGATAGTGCACAACTTAAAGAACTCAACATTAAATTGGATCTCTGA
- a CDS encoding chloride channel protein, with amino-acid sequence MSVQNRTILTRFLIWRLKHISHRQFLYILSIVVGFLSGMCAVVIKNGTHIIQSVLEGTLIRDYQTAFYFIFPLLGLTIVYFIIKYLVKNTPTQGIPATLYAISKKKGVMSSFQMYASLLLAPITVGFGGSVGLEGPTVATGSAISSNLSRMLHMNQSTRTLLIGCAAAGAMSSIFKAPIAAIIFAVEVFSLDLTLVSLIPLLLASVSAVITSYFFFGNDIILPFSITDKFTLSDLPVYALLGVVAGFVSIYFTITFERIQKFFDKFSSPLKRLIIGGLGIGILVYFIPPLYGEGFDMINALVNGNTDPVLKNNIFHLDIANPWILISLLVGLVVFKVIASSLTFGAGGVGGIFSPTLFMGSIMGFCTAKIINATQILTNPVSESNFTLVGMTGLMAGVLHAPLTAIFLIAEVTAGYELIIPLMITAAISFTITKYFSPHSVYAMELGRKGELITHNKDHAVLTLLNLENIVEKNFVILEPEMKLGEIVHQAVVKSKRNIFPVVNKENNTLEGIILLDDLRPVMFDQSLYDELKAEDLMKNPPAIIQLDRDKTTEVMKKFQDTGSWNLPVLSNEIYCGFISKSKLLTAYRRKLIDYAEK; translated from the coding sequence ATGTCTGTACAAAATCGAACGATCTTAACTCGTTTCCTGATATGGCGTCTTAAGCACATATCTCACAGGCAATTTCTATATATTCTAAGTATTGTTGTTGGATTTCTCTCTGGTATGTGCGCTGTTGTTATTAAGAACGGTACGCATATAATACAATCTGTACTGGAAGGTACATTGATCCGCGATTATCAAACTGCTTTTTATTTCATTTTCCCACTACTAGGCCTCACCATTGTCTATTTTATTATTAAATACCTGGTAAAAAACACCCCTACACAGGGCATTCCGGCAACTTTGTACGCAATTTCTAAGAAAAAAGGCGTTATGAGTTCCTTTCAAATGTACGCCAGCCTCCTACTCGCGCCCATTACGGTTGGTTTTGGAGGATCTGTAGGGCTGGAAGGCCCAACCGTTGCGACGGGTTCGGCTATAAGTTCCAATTTATCACGTATGCTGCACATGAACCAGTCTACCCGTACCCTGTTGATTGGTTGTGCCGCTGCCGGCGCCATGTCGTCTATCTTTAAAGCACCTATTGCGGCCATCATTTTTGCCGTAGAAGTATTTAGTCTCGATCTCACCCTGGTGTCGCTTATTCCATTGTTACTTGCATCTGTATCGGCCGTGATCACTTCTTATTTTTTCTTCGGAAATGATATTATCCTACCCTTCAGTATCACAGATAAATTTACGTTGTCGGACCTACCGGTGTACGCACTGCTAGGTGTGGTAGCCGGGTTTGTTTCTATATATTTTACTATTACCTTCGAACGAATTCAGAAGTTTTTCGACAAGTTCTCATCCCCTCTTAAACGACTCATAATTGGCGGCCTGGGAATTGGCATCCTGGTGTATTTCATACCGCCACTGTACGGAGAGGGGTTCGACATGATAAACGCCCTGGTAAATGGGAACACAGATCCCGTCTTAAAGAACAATATCTTTCATCTCGACATAGCAAACCCCTGGATACTTATTTCTCTGTTGGTTGGGCTGGTGGTCTTTAAAGTTATAGCGAGCTCATTAACCTTTGGAGCCGGAGGAGTTGGTGGAATATTTTCGCCAACCTTGTTTATGGGAAGCATAATGGGATTCTGTACTGCCAAGATCATAAATGCCACCCAAATATTAACAAATCCTGTATCGGAAAGTAATTTTACCTTGGTTGGTATGACCGGTCTAATGGCTGGAGTGTTGCATGCCCCATTAACCGCTATCTTCCTTATTGCAGAAGTAACCGCCGGTTATGAGTTAATCATCCCGCTTATGATCACAGCCGCAATATCGTTTACGATCACTAAGTACTTCTCGCCACATTCGGTCTATGCAATGGAACTGGGAAGAAAAGGCGAATTGATAACACACAATAAGGATCATGCGGTACTCACCCTGCTGAATCTGGAAAATATAGTGGAAAAGAATTTCGTTATCCTTGAACCGGAAATGAAACTGGGTGAGATCGTTCATCAGGCAGTAGTGAAATCGAAGCGTAATATTTTCCCTGTTGTAAACAAGGAAAACAACACCCTGGAGGGTATTATTCTTCTGGACGATCTAAGGCCCGTAATGTTCGATCAAAGTTTGTATGACGAATTAAAAGCAGAAGATCTTATGAAAAACCCTCCTGCCATTATTCAGCTGGACCGGGATAAAACGACCGAAGTGATGAAAAAATTTCAGGATACCGGTTCCTGGAACCTCCCGGTGCTATCCAATGAAATCTATTGTGGGTTTATTTCAAAATCGAAATTACTTACTGCTTACAGACGAAAACTAATTGATTACGCCGAAAAATAA